Proteins co-encoded in one Archangium lipolyticum genomic window:
- a CDS encoding pilus assembly FimT family protein: MKRTRRNAGFSLVEMATALGIVGILAALSYAALEVLPQRTRLTGGALEFAAVLSSARSHAYGRNQRVAVIVNADKYGAGSPIQYWVVVDAYSNLQKTLSDTPWKTLDDLKPGSPPAPAGKDYFPLLDSGHFNPSVRVLQNGFKSAVGSVAHAGCTSLMSDKIGLAKGPTTGSDTFPPPFCFVPNDTACTFCTGDGAAEPLRGVVFFEPDGTVVLADAAGNRQPAGSGSITFMPTGGGGVENAQAVVITNTGLVRTFSANAHTAKPH; this comes from the coding sequence ATGAAGCGTACCCGTCGCAATGCCGGTTTCTCCCTGGTGGAAATGGCGACCGCCCTGGGCATTGTGGGCATCCTCGCCGCTCTTTCCTATGCCGCGCTGGAGGTGCTGCCCCAGCGGACGCGACTGACGGGAGGCGCGCTGGAGTTCGCCGCGGTGCTCTCGAGCGCGCGCTCTCACGCCTATGGCCGCAACCAGCGTGTGGCGGTGATCGTCAACGCGGACAAATACGGAGCGGGCAGCCCCATCCAGTACTGGGTGGTGGTGGACGCCTATTCGAATCTTCAGAAGACGCTGAGCGACACGCCCTGGAAGACCCTGGACGATCTGAAGCCCGGCTCGCCCCCCGCGCCCGCGGGCAAGGACTACTTCCCGCTGCTCGACTCGGGGCACTTCAACCCGTCGGTGCGGGTGCTGCAGAATGGCTTCAAGTCCGCCGTCGGCTCGGTGGCGCATGCGGGCTGCACCTCGCTGATGTCCGACAAGATCGGCCTCGCCAAGGGCCCCACCACGGGCTCCGACACCTTCCCTCCGCCCTTCTGCTTCGTCCCCAACGACACGGCGTGCACCTTCTGCACGGGGGACGGCGCCGCCGAGCCATTGCGCGGCGTCGTCTTCTTCGAGCCGGATGGCACCGTGGTGCTCGCCGATGCCGCGGGCAACCGGCAGCCGGCCGGCTCGGGCTCCATCACCTTCATGCCGACGGGCGGTGGCGGGGTCGAGAACGCCCAGGCCGTCGTCATCACCAATACCGGCCTCGTGCGAACCTTCTCGGCCAACGCGCACACGGCGAAGCCGCACTAG
- a CDS encoding type IV pilus modification PilV family protein: MLRRVPSHARNGFTTIEALIAAVVFLVGLVGLLGALVQARSATGQARRLMQATDIANDLAEQIQLWPFNDPRLSASDPLCAEDPLDKDHKLLDPSSGDHASYLECMHGEESIMMLGPDKFAGLATASFTDESGVTTEFKRYYIVRLQDVSDKVRRMQIWVKVMYTDAGVPRVVTTQAMRIQMGGV; encoded by the coding sequence ATGCTGCGACGCGTTCCTTCTCACGCACGTAACGGTTTCACGACGATCGAGGCACTGATCGCCGCGGTGGTGTTCCTCGTGGGCCTGGTCGGTCTGCTCGGCGCGCTCGTCCAGGCGCGCAGTGCCACCGGTCAGGCACGCCGGCTCATGCAGGCCACCGACATCGCCAATGACCTGGCCGAGCAGATCCAACTCTGGCCCTTCAACGACCCGCGGCTCAGCGCGTCCGATCCGCTGTGCGCGGAGGATCCGCTGGACAAGGACCACAAGCTGCTCGACCCCTCGTCCGGAGACCACGCCTCCTATCTGGAGTGCATGCATGGCGAGGAGAGCATCATGATGCTGGGCCCCGACAAGTTCGCCGGCCTGGCCACGGCCAGCTTCACCGACGAGAGTGGTGTGACGACCGAGTTCAAGCGCTACTACATCGTCCGCCTGCAGGACGTGAGCGACAAAGTGCGGCGCATGCAGATCTGGGTGAAGGTCATGTACACGGACGCGGGCGTGCCGCGTGTCGTCACCACGCAGGCGATGCGCATCCAGATGGGAGGCGTGTGA
- a CDS encoding prepilin-type N-terminal cleavage/methylation domain-containing protein, whose product MRRQRGFTIIELLVGTAVTFVTVLAVSAAFLGYTQSFYTQAGIRGGQASLRQTHQMVVRNLRMAGYGIEPYLAFDFPADWYDNAATNRSDRLVFRMRDPAFNAVASNIIKGTTTINLAKGLPASLRRGQIIQLVCPGALEWTYARLSAPAAKGDLMLQIGSGTDIFPNVKDFTNVNNFEPSCFNTASGGLSIHVFKIDVYDYSIQLIDDDGIPGTPGRPYLFRRHGLEEKDANAFGEPVAEDIEAMRVTFVRADGTTLTPIPTLPAPDPPYSIPLDANNPANIRAVRVALVARTSTRDSGISPGFMNRIPAFAGRPEILNAPYGFRRILSEMTVQVRNMRSSEMPIPVYSLDSTTVNACKGVLPSDDFNCAGG is encoded by the coding sequence ATGCGGCGGCAACGCGGTTTCACGATCATCGAGTTGCTGGTGGGCACCGCCGTGACGTTCGTCACGGTGCTCGCGGTCTCCGCCGCCTTCCTCGGCTACACCCAGTCCTTCTACACGCAGGCGGGCATCCGCGGAGGCCAGGCCTCGTTGCGGCAGACCCACCAGATGGTGGTGCGCAACCTGCGCATGGCCGGCTACGGCATCGAGCCGTACCTGGCCTTCGACTTCCCGGCCGACTGGTACGACAACGCGGCCACCAACCGCTCGGACCGGCTCGTCTTCCGTATGCGCGACCCGGCTTTCAACGCGGTTGCCTCCAACATCATCAAGGGCACGACCACCATCAACCTGGCCAAGGGGCTGCCCGCGTCGCTGCGCAGGGGGCAGATCATCCAGTTGGTATGCCCGGGCGCGCTAGAATGGACGTATGCGCGGCTCAGCGCTCCCGCGGCCAAGGGAGACCTGATGTTGCAGATCGGGTCGGGGACCGACATCTTCCCCAACGTCAAGGACTTCACCAACGTCAATAACTTCGAACCGAGCTGCTTCAACACGGCTTCGGGTGGGCTGTCCATCCACGTCTTCAAGATCGACGTCTACGACTACTCCATCCAGCTCATCGATGATGATGGCATTCCGGGCACGCCGGGCCGGCCCTACCTGTTCCGCCGGCATGGGCTGGAGGAGAAGGACGCGAACGCGTTCGGTGAGCCGGTGGCCGAGGACATCGAGGCGATGCGCGTCACCTTCGTGCGCGCCGACGGCACGACCTTGACGCCGATCCCCACCCTCCCGGCGCCCGATCCCCCCTACAGCATTCCGCTGGACGCGAACAACCCGGCCAACATCCGCGCCGTGCGTGTGGCCCTGGTGGCGCGCACCAGCACCCGCGACTCGGGCATCAGCCCTGGTTTCATGAACAGGATTCCCGCCTTCGCGGGCCGGCCCGAGATTCTGAACGCGCCCTATGGTTTCCGGCGCATCCTCTCCGAGATGACGGTCCAGGTGCGGAACATGCGCTCCTCGGAGATGCCCATCCCCGTTTATTCCTTGGACTCGACCACGGTGAACGCCTGTAAGGGCGTTCTTCCCAGCGATGATTTCAATTGTGCTGGAGGCTAG
- a CDS encoding PilX N-terminal domain-containing pilus assembly protein: MKRRLDRRGSVLLLVVVLLAVISLLAAAAVTFSHSELGAARNERTGDELLACADAGRQYMLSRFDMFTGKPAELTAVNVDINAAGAADCPPGQIKEGTRCARSGHIGQQVSVSGITVVESKAGGDRRALRDLTNSVGKTTFDGVPHKITVHCLDENGRGTEVEFVVRFGL; this comes from the coding sequence ATGAAGAGACGCCTCGACAGACGCGGCTCCGTTCTGCTGCTGGTGGTGGTGCTGTTGGCGGTCATCAGCCTGCTGGCGGCCGCGGCGGTGACGTTCTCCCACAGCGAGCTGGGCGCGGCCCGCAACGAGCGCACCGGCGACGAGCTGCTCGCGTGCGCGGACGCGGGCCGCCAGTACATGCTCTCCCGCTTCGATATGTTCACCGGCAAGCCCGCGGAGCTCACGGCGGTCAACGTGGACATCAACGCGGCGGGAGCCGCTGACTGCCCCCCCGGTCAGATCAAGGAAGGCACACGTTGTGCGCGCAGTGGCCACATCGGACAACAGGTGTCAGTGAGCGGTATCACCGTCGTCGAGTCGAAGGCGGGTGGTGACCGGCGCGCGCTGAGGGATTTGACGAATAGCGTCGGGAAAACCACGTTTGACGGTGTTCCGCATAAAATTACCGTACACTGCTTGGACGAAAACGGTCGTGGGACCGAAGTGGAGTTCGTGGTGCGGTTCGGTCTCTAG